One genomic window of bacterium includes the following:
- a CDS encoding TonB-dependent receptor, translating to MKKIIVFFISIFLFSAVSYAENKKTIILQDEFVNKKIENSENFFRIYTGTDITDYGQPGIPRYISLLGLSNRHTLITLDGQKINSIQDGNANLNHIPISLVESIEINKGINSVSDGPGVFGGTINFLTSKPVGDIPYTCLYSRWGTSGLENYGLNFRNQNGSLHYSVFADKFFSHGYGFYKKNNKINSVNLYSKIDWFYDNKTWFTLTSDKYEDKTGVSSPAGFWADKNKNRHFQLKYETRQSKTALKIKFYGSADWLEQDDSNTLYIYENSRQGNEGILEQNIGKYHLIRVGKAHHWNKFHGNFTQNNYDDVLSKEDAFFFEDEINLNNLILSLGQRYDKNSLFPKEKSPRFKLNYRISDKSEMFLSAGEGASFPNINDLYMKSAFYKGNVNLVTEKARVYTLGFEKIFSDFVFFNLTGHIADVKNFLSWNYNPGSGYHEAENVSSVTTKGAETELKFTVNKNVEIQTIYTYLFTKDKETQKDLPYRPANKLKTNLIYKKIKYDGDLLWTVRLNHEYLGNRYLNRENSSELKNYSIIDLNISMKLAGVFTVNLAGNNLANNEYVLVEGYPMPGRNFWGGIVWEFWD from the coding sequence ATGAAAAAGATTATAGTGTTTTTTATCTCAATATTTTTATTTAGTGCAGTTTCATATGCTGAGAATAAAAAAACAATTATTTTACAAGACGAATTTGTAAATAAAAAAATAGAGAATTCAGAAAATTTTTTTAGAATCTATACCGGAACTGATATTACAGATTACGGACAACCCGGCATCCCACGCTATATAAGCCTGTTAGGTTTATCAAACCGCCATACTTTAATTACATTGGACGGCCAGAAGATTAATTCTATCCAGGATGGCAATGCAAATTTAAATCATATTCCAATCAGCCTTGTTGAAAGCATAGAAATAAATAAGGGGATAAATTCAGTATCAGACGGACCGGGCGTTTTTGGAGGCACTATAAATTTTCTGACATCTAAACCCGTTGGTGATATTCCTTATACTTGTTTATACAGCCGGTGGGGGACTTCAGGGCTTGAAAATTACGGCCTTAATTTCAGAAATCAAAACGGTTCACTTCACTACTCTGTTTTCGCCGACAAATTCTTTTCCCACGGATATGGATTTTATAAAAAAAATAATAAAATTAATTCAGTAAACTTATATTCAAAAATAGACTGGTTTTATGATAACAAAACATGGTTTACCCTTACCTCGGATAAATATGAAGATAAAACGGGAGTTTCTTCTCCCGCGGGCTTTTGGGCCGATAAAAATAAGAATAGGCATTTTCAGTTAAAATATGAGACCCGTCAGTCGAAAACGGCCCTGAAAATAAAATTTTATGGGAGCGCTGACTGGCTGGAACAAGATGATTCAAATACCCTTTATATTTATGAAAATTCCAGGCAGGGGAATGAAGGGATACTTGAACAAAATATAGGGAAATATCATCTTATCCGCGTAGGGAAAGCTCATCACTGGAACAAATTTCATGGTAACTTTACCCAGAATAATTATGATGATGTTTTGAGTAAAGAGGATGCATTCTTTTTTGAAGATGAAATCAATTTGAATAATTTAATATTGTCCTTAGGCCAGCGTTATGATAAAAATTCCTTATTTCCAAAAGAAAAAAGCCCAAGATTCAAGCTAAATTACAGGATAAGCGATAAAAGCGAAATGTTTTTAAGCGCGGGAGAAGGGGCCTCGTTTCCGAATATTAATGATCTTTATATGAAAAGCGCGTTTTATAAAGGGAATGTTAATCTCGTCACGGAAAAAGCACGGGTATATACATTAGGCTTTGAAAAGATTTTTTCGGATTTTGTGTTTTTTAATTTAACGGGCCATATTGCGGATGTGAAAAATTTCCTGTCGTGGAATTACAATCCTGGTTCCGGTTATCACGAGGCAGAAAATGTTTCGTCTGTTACAACCAAAGGGGCTGAAACAGAGCTCAAATTTACTGTCAATAAAAATGTCGAAATTCAAACTATATATACATACCTTTTCACGAAAGATAAAGAAACACAGAAAGACCTGCCTTACCGCCCGGCGAATAAATTAAAAACAAATTTAATATATAAAAAAATAAAGTATGACGGAGATTTATTATGGACCGTCAGGTTAAATCATGAATATCTGGGAAACCGTTATTTAAACAGGGAAAATTCTTCAGAGCTAAAAAATTACAGTATTATTGACCTGAATATCAGTATGAAACTGGCAGGGGTTTTTACTGTAAATTTGGCAGGAAATAATTTAGCTAACAATGAATATGTGTTAGTAGAAGGTTATCCTATGCCTGGAAGGAATTTCTGGGGCGGGATAGTATGGGAATTTTGGGATTAA
- a CDS encoding thymidylate synthase → MQIEFIQARDIPDAWFQCISRILESGRIYKINRGSYAGQKRREFDFISVHIKYPGNRPLIPDIPPHLGIPAPTTMEYVEGYLPYLMTGVKQEKEQYTYGERIVLSMNKVIKMYKEEGYGTNQAIMEVGRPEDIDLEDPPCLRLIDTRIKDGALHFIVYFRSWDLWGGFPANLAGIQLMKEYMAQEIGVKDGQIIASSKGLHLYDYSWDIAKLRRGI, encoded by the coding sequence ATGCAAATAGAATTTATACAAGCGAGAGACATTCCGGACGCATGGTTTCAATGCATCAGCAGGATATTGGAATCCGGCAGAATTTACAAGATAAACCGCGGAAGTTACGCGGGGCAAAAAAGAAGAGAATTCGATTTTATATCGGTTCATATAAAATATCCCGGCAACCGGCCGTTGATTCCTGATATACCACCTCATTTGGGGATACCGGCTCCGACCACTATGGAATATGTTGAAGGGTATCTGCCATATTTAATGACGGGAGTAAAACAGGAAAAAGAGCAGTATACCTATGGTGAACGGATTGTCCTTTCCATGAATAAAGTGATAAAAATGTATAAAGAAGAGGGTTATGGAACAAACCAGGCGATTATGGAAGTCGGGAGGCCTGAAGATATTGATTTGGAAGATCCTCCGTGTCTCAGGCTTATAGATACAAGGATTAAAGACGGCGCTCTGCATTTTATAGTCTATTTCCGTTCGTGGGATTTATGGGGAGGTTTTCCCGCTAATCTTGCAGGTATTCAGTTAATGAAGGAATACATGGCACAGGAGATTGGTGTGAAAGACGGGCAGATAATTGCATCAAGCAAAGGATTGCATTTGTATGATTATTCCTGGGATATAGCTAAATTAAGAAGGGGAATTTAA